GGCGATAAACTGGAGCGCGGCAAGGTGCTGATTGCACAGGGTAACAAGCATATGCTGCTTAAACGCACCGGCACATCGTATTACGTAGAAGTTAAAGACGGCCCTTTAGTTACCCGCCACCGGCCAAGTGTTGATGTGCTTTTTAGGAGTGTGGCTATGCATGCCGGTAAAAATGCCGTAGGGGTTATTTTAACCGGTATGGGTGATGATGGTGCGCGCGGTATGTTGGAAATGAAGCAAGCCGGCGCTATTAACCTTGCTCAAGATGAAGCTACCTCCGTAGTTTTTGGTATGCCTGCCGAAGCTATTAATTTGGGCGGGGTAGATAAAGTTTTGCCTTTAAATAATATAGCTAATGAAATATTAAAATTAGCTAAATAAATTTTGTTAAAAAAGAGGGAAAGATATGGGAAAAAAAATATTAGTTATTGACGATTCGGCTTCGATTAGAAAGAGTATCTCTTATGTGCTTAACCAAGAAGGTTTTGTGGTAACCGAAGCTGAAGATGGTGTAGACGGGCTTAATAAAGCTGGGGCCGATACTTTTGATTTAATTGTAACCGATATTAATATGCCTAACTTAGATGGTATTGGTTTTATCAAAAAAGTGCGCGAAAACTCTAGCTATAAATTTACCCCTATTATTGTACTTACTACAGAATCGCAAGAATCTAAGATGCAAGAAGGTAAATCGGCTGGGGCTACCGGCTGGATTGTTAAGCCGTTTTCGGCCGATAAACTTATTGCCGTAGTTAAAAAGATTATTGGCTAGTAAAACAAATTGCCGTGCTATTGCACGGCAATTTGTTTAAGTTAATAGGTAACAGTTAATATAAAATTATTAACTGTTACCTATTAATTTGAAAGCCTGTAGCTTGCGTAAATTCTTGTTCTAGCTGGTATAACCTGTGCAGTTCCGGCCTAAACTCAAAGTGCATATTATCGTACATAGGCCATTTACCACCCCAAACAAAACCCATACTCTCAAAAGCCTCAATCACAGCGGAAGGCGGCATCCAACGCTCGCTTAAAGGAACAGTCGGCCAGTTGTTAGGGTTGCGCGCCCGCTCCCAGCCCCAATAAATTACTTGGTTACGGTTACGGGGTAAAATATCTACGGCAATACCTAAGGCATGCCAGCTTAAATTGCGCTGTCCGCGTATGGTGCGCCATACAAAACTCGCCGCCGAATTTAAACTGCTAATAAAATTTTGTACTTCATTATCGTGCTGGGCTAGTTCGCGTATTTGCCGTTCTACCTCGAGCAGCGGCATTACTAACAGGCGATGGGTGTAAAAAGTAAAGCCTAAAAAACTGGTACGCACAATAAAAGGTGAGATGGCTTGCCGAGTGCTGCCGCCATAAATTAACCTAATGTAATTATCATCAAAGATGGGGAGGTTAAGCTGGTTACTTTGTTCGGTATGCCTTAAGAGGCGATTAATTTCTTCTTGCGTAAAAGTGCTGGGGTCGCGTAAAATTGGGTTAAAACGATAATTAATAAAGGCACGAAAATTTTGATAATTATCTTTAATACGGTAAGGCAGCATGCGGCCATTGGCATAAAAAAGTACTTCGCCGTTTCTAAACTGTAAAAAATAATCGTTATGGTCGTGGCCGATGGCCTCTATTTGGCCGGTAAAGCTTTGTTTTATAGCCAATAAAGTTAGCAAAGTTTGATGTTTATTGGGGCTTTGGCCGGCATTATAAAGAGCGGCATCTAGGCCGTGCCGGGCAAAAAATTGCTGCGGGGTAATTTGTTGGCCATTAAGATGGATGGTAATAAATAATAAGATAAAACCGGTAAGCAACCTTTGCATAATACCTAAAT
This portion of the Spirochaetaceae bacterium genome encodes:
- a CDS encoding response regulator, with the protein product MGKKILVIDDSASIRKSISYVLNQEGFVVTEAEDGVDGLNKAGADTFDLIVTDINMPNLDGIGFIKKVRENSSYKFTPIIVLTTESQESKMQEGKSAGATGWIVKPFSADKLIAVVKKIIG
- a CDS encoding M15 family metallopeptidase; this translates as MTATQNAVNLGIMQRLLTGFILLFITIHLNGQQITPQQFFARHGLDAALYNAGQSPNKHQTLLTLLAIKQSFTGQIEAIGHDHNDYFLQFRNGEVLFYANGRMLPYRIKDNYQNFRAFINYRFNPILRDPSTFTQEEINRLLRHTEQSNQLNLPIFDDNYIRLIYGGSTRQAISPFIVRTSFLGFTFYTHRLLVMPLLEVERQIRELAQHDNEVQNFISSLNSAASFVWRTIRGQRNLSWHALGIAVDILPRNRNQVIYWGWERARNPNNWPTVPLSERWMPPSAVIEAFESMGFVWGGKWPMYDNMHFEFRPELHRLYQLEQEFTQATGFQINR